From a region of the Paenibacillus sp. FSL R10-2734 genome:
- a CDS encoding glycosyltransferase, translating into MTISDILMVIAVICIWSLLLVNVTLIIAGYLYYIKSENEDIPEIVGEYPLVSIMVPAHNEGVVICKTVESLLALDYPEDRYEIIVINDNSSDNSAELLAGIQSRNPERQLIVINTDAITGGKGKSNALNIGFTHCKGELIAIYDADNTPEKTALRYLVAEIMNDSSLGAVIGKFRTRNRDASLLTRFINIETLSFQWMAQAGRWKLFKLCTIPGTNFIMRRSIVESIGGWDVKAIAEDTEISFRIYMMGYRIKFQPKSVTWEQEPQTLKVWFKQRTRWAKGNIYVIVKNIPLLFDKSAAKVRFDILYFLAIYFLLLLSLITSDVLLILHALGYVHTTIAGLSNFLWLLAVILFVVGTFITLTTEKGEMSLSNLWIVILMYISYCQLWMLVAAYGLYLYIKDLIFKREAKWYKTERY; encoded by the coding sequence ATGACGATTTCAGACATACTGATGGTGATTGCAGTGATCTGTATCTGGTCTTTGCTGCTGGTGAATGTGACCCTCATTATCGCAGGCTATCTTTATTACATTAAATCAGAAAATGAGGACATACCAGAGATAGTTGGTGAATATCCTTTGGTTTCAATTATGGTTCCTGCTCACAATGAGGGGGTAGTAATCTGTAAGACGGTGGAATCTCTGCTAGCGCTTGATTATCCGGAAGATCGATACGAGATTATTGTGATTAATGATAATTCCTCTGATAACAGCGCTGAACTGCTGGCCGGTATTCAAAGTCGAAATCCGGAGCGCCAACTGATAGTCATTAATACAGATGCTATTACTGGAGGTAAAGGGAAATCAAATGCGCTTAATATAGGCTTCACCCACTGCAAAGGGGAGCTAATTGCGATTTATGATGCAGATAACACTCCGGAAAAAACGGCTTTGCGCTATCTGGTTGCTGAGATCATGAATGATTCTAGCCTCGGAGCGGTAATCGGCAAATTTAGAACCCGTAACCGTGATGCAAGTCTGCTTACCCGGTTTATTAATATTGAGACGTTGTCTTTTCAATGGATGGCTCAAGCGGGACGCTGGAAGCTGTTCAAATTATGTACCATTCCCGGCACTAATTTCATTATGCGTAGGTCTATTGTAGAAAGTATCGGTGGCTGGGATGTTAAAGCGATAGCCGAGGATACAGAGATCAGCTTCAGAATTTATATGATGGGTTATCGGATCAAATTCCAGCCGAAATCCGTCACATGGGAGCAGGAGCCACAGACCTTAAAAGTCTGGTTCAAGCAGCGAACGCGCTGGGCTAAGGGCAACATCTATGTCATTGTCAAAAACATCCCACTGCTTTTCGATAAATCCGCCGCAAAAGTCCGATTCGATATTCTTTATTTTCTAGCCATTTACTTCTTATTGTTGTTGTCGTTGATCACTTCGGATGTGCTGCTCATCCTGCATGCTTTGGGCTATGTGCATACTACCATTGCTGGGCTTAGCAATTTTCTATGGCTACTCGCTGTTATTCTGTTCGTGGTCGGTACCTTCATAACGTTGACGACAGAGAAGGGCGAGATGAGCTTGTCCAATTTATGGATCGTAATATTAATGTACATCTCTTATTGCCAGCTGTGGATGCTTGTCGCCGCTTATGGATTATATTTATACATCAAAGACCTCATCTTCAAAAGAGAAGCAAAGTGGTATAAGACTGAGCGCTATTAA
- a CDS encoding cellulose biosynthesis cyclic di-GMP-binding regulatory protein BcsB, with translation MMMKKQILILLTCLSLFLIQMNVAAAGALPEDNRLTYTTSFTGSDNTLKGKSAQQQYFEVMDYWNVDELRIKLDFQISQITEEQISSVTLTLNGSPFYTFRPSLKDNGKQQLILQAPKGFLKKGTNTLGIQGYLQSNNTDDQACSVNYDFDNWLHLFNTSSINVMYTPKALTGGISDFSERFSGIDTLTKKKSILTVPNNSTGAELEAATYALSGYAKGNSLDNKTIPMLPYRSDTVKGKEAVVLVGMYDRLPSELKSQLSSSEDLGTHALLQLVNKDTVPLLVVTSKDESLLIKAGRFMANEELMGQVTSDLKVVDDATEVSAPPLSISSNITFTETGDKLTGAHHQEQTYFVTLPSNRSIADSGKISLDFRYAQNLDFNRSLVTVSINNTPIGSKKLTKELANGDNLNLPVPQNLNISGNFSVTVAFDLELVGANCIIDREQMPWAYISKDSIMRLNTKDRTDLLFNNYPYPFIRDGIYNQVAVVLPEKMDDYAYLSLSNVFNLLGKYASGNVGNIQFYTDSVSADHLKNNNVIAIGAYKNNKIIRDHNDKLYFQYNGNGTAIRSNEKMSIEEQYGAQIGTLQLIDSPFSAGRGLLAVTGVGSEEYFLASKLVATEQSKWKVYGDGVITDKDGNVSAYRFKTITGAKEDSVVKKITERTDVLSFVIAIVLVLTLVILSLILLLRKHMKKRGDKRET, from the coding sequence ATGATGATGAAAAAACAAATACTTATACTGTTGACCTGCCTCTCTCTTTTTCTAATTCAAATGAATGTTGCAGCCGCTGGGGCTCTGCCTGAGGATAATAGATTAACTTACACAACCTCGTTCACAGGATCAGATAATACCTTAAAGGGGAAGAGTGCCCAACAACAATATTTTGAGGTTATGGATTATTGGAATGTGGATGAGCTCAGAATTAAGCTGGACTTTCAAATTTCGCAAATTACCGAGGAGCAGATCTCTAGCGTTACCTTAACGCTAAACGGTAGCCCATTCTATACATTCCGCCCCTCTCTAAAAGACAATGGTAAACAGCAACTGATCCTTCAAGCACCTAAAGGGTTTCTGAAAAAAGGGACTAATACGCTTGGCATTCAGGGCTATTTGCAGTCGAACAATACTGATGATCAAGCTTGTTCTGTCAATTATGATTTTGATAATTGGCTGCATCTGTTCAATACATCCAGTATTAACGTGATGTATACCCCAAAGGCCTTGACTGGAGGGATTAGTGACTTTAGCGAGCGATTCTCTGGAATAGACACCTTAACGAAGAAGAAAAGCATTTTGACTGTACCGAACAACAGCACAGGGGCAGAACTAGAGGCGGCGACCTATGCGCTCTCTGGGTATGCGAAAGGCAATTCGCTAGATAATAAAACGATCCCAATGCTTCCTTACCGGTCAGACACTGTGAAGGGTAAGGAAGCGGTTGTGCTGGTAGGCATGTATGACCGATTACCAAGTGAACTAAAGTCTCAACTGAGTTCCTCTGAAGATTTAGGTACGCACGCACTGTTGCAGCTAGTGAATAAGGATACTGTGCCCCTACTTGTCGTAACCTCGAAGGATGAGAGCTTACTGATTAAAGCAGGCCGTTTTATGGCTAATGAAGAGTTAATGGGACAAGTCACCAGTGATCTAAAGGTGGTGGACGATGCTACAGAAGTGTCTGCCCCTCCCCTTTCGATTAGTTCCAACATTACGTTCACAGAAACGGGTGATAAACTGACGGGGGCACATCATCAGGAGCAGACATACTTTGTTACGTTGCCCTCCAACCGCTCGATTGCGGATTCCGGCAAAATTAGTCTGGATTTCCGTTATGCACAGAATTTAGATTTCAATCGTTCATTAGTCACCGTCAGTATCAACAACACTCCAATTGGCAGCAAGAAGCTGACCAAAGAGCTGGCGAATGGGGATAATCTGAATCTTCCGGTTCCTCAAAACTTGAATATTTCCGGTAATTTCTCGGTAACTGTAGCATTTGATTTGGAGCTAGTAGGGGCCAATTGTATTATTGATAGGGAACAAATGCCGTGGGCTTATATCAGTAAAGATTCTATAATGCGCCTTAATACTAAGGATCGTACGGATCTCTTGTTTAATAACTACCCGTATCCATTCATACGTGACGGTATTTATAATCAAGTAGCGGTCGTTCTGCCAGAAAAAATGGATGACTACGCATATTTAAGTTTATCTAATGTGTTTAATCTACTGGGCAAATATGCTAGCGGTAATGTAGGGAACATTCAGTTCTATACCGATAGCGTTAGCGCCGATCATTTGAAGAATAATAATGTCATCGCCATAGGCGCGTATAAGAATAATAAGATTATCCGTGACCATAATGATAAGCTTTATTTTCAATATAACGGAAATGGGACAGCGATTCGTTCCAATGAGAAGATGAGTATTGAAGAACAATACGGGGCGCAAATCGGAACGCTGCAGCTCATTGATTCGCCATTCTCGGCTGGACGCGGATTGCTTGCTGTAACGGGTGTCGGTTCTGAAGAATATTTCTTGGCTTCGAAGCTGGTCGCCACAGAGCAGAGCAAATGGAAGGTATACGGCGATGGAGTAATTACGGATAAGGATGGAAATGTCAGTGCGTACCGATTTAAGACGATAACCGGAGCAAAAGAGGATTCCGTGGTGAAAAAAATAACGGAACGGACGGATGTACTCAGTTTTGTCATTGCAATTGTGCTAGTGCTGACACTGGTGATTCTATCGCTGATCCTGCTGCTTCGTAAACATATGAAGAAACGTGGTGATAAGCGTGAGACGTAA
- a CDS encoding diguanylate cyclase yields MRRNRSSLVSDIALLSFLVLLYICIVFIAGAPDDYIQNIIILNVAFILAIVTYFTTVTAGLVLNLVFIFVYGFYTVYQTISMGDTIGLNTYFWLIMTPLLTVVLWIFTLSNRELQNENQRLEKKTANMAIVDENTDLRNSISFQKDASLFTGISTRYQIPLTLLVVKVKYWNEIRRIIPEDQLAEAIHDVSQLSQASIRTNDALYLLDKDDATWGLLLFTDSDGAKIVIERIKLKLQELNDTEFVKKYKVSLGLKIGAVEYQSGTIENPLDFIVQAKKQLEYDV; encoded by the coding sequence GTGAGACGTAATCGCAGCAGTTTAGTTTCAGATATTGCGCTCTTATCGTTTCTGGTGCTTCTTTATATATGTATTGTCTTCATTGCTGGAGCGCCTGATGATTACATCCAGAATATTATCATTTTAAATGTGGCTTTTATCCTGGCGATCGTTACGTATTTTACAACGGTGACTGCAGGGCTGGTCTTGAATTTGGTGTTTATATTTGTCTACGGATTCTACACGGTATATCAGACGATATCCATGGGAGATACGATTGGACTGAATACTTATTTCTGGCTTATTATGACCCCATTGTTAACGGTCGTTCTATGGATATTTACATTAAGTAACCGTGAGCTGCAGAACGAGAATCAGCGTTTGGAGAAAAAGACTGCCAATATGGCTATCGTCGACGAGAACACAGATCTGCGTAACAGCATTTCTTTTCAGAAGGATGCCTCATTATTCACGGGCATTTCGACTCGCTATCAGATTCCACTCACACTGCTTGTAGTGAAGGTGAAATACTGGAATGAGATCAGACGGATTATACCTGAAGATCAGCTGGCAGAGGCCATTCACGACGTGTCTCAGCTTAGTCAGGCCAGTATCCGTACCAATGATGCACTGTATTTACTGGACAAAGATGACGCGACATGGGGCCTGCTACTGTTCACCGACAGCGATGGAGCAAAAATCGTGATCGAGCGGATTAAATTGAAGCTTCAAGAGCTTAATGACACTGAATTTGTCAAAAAGTATAAAGTCAGCCTCGGTCTCAAAATTGGTGCTGTAGAATATCAATCGGGTACTATTGAGAATCCATTGGACTTCATTGTTCAGGCTAAAAAACAGCTGGAGTATGATGTATAA
- a CDS encoding type B 50S ribosomal protein L31 encodes MREGIHPKYNKVIFMDASVGFKFLSASTKSSNETMEWEDGNTYPVIRVDASSASHPFYTGKQRDTEQGGRVDKFKQRLAQKK; translated from the coding sequence ATGAGAGAAGGCATACATCCAAAGTACAACAAGGTTATTTTCATGGATGCAAGCGTAGGCTTCAAATTCCTGAGTGCATCTACAAAATCATCCAATGAAACAATGGAATGGGAAGATGGTAACACTTATCCTGTTATCCGCGTGGACGCAAGTTCCGCATCCCACCCATTTTACACTGGTAAACAAAGAGATACAGAACAGGGCGGCCGTGTTGACAAGTTCAAACAACGTCTTGCACAAAAGAAATAA
- a CDS encoding YcxB family protein gives MENEIKVDTVLKSEDVQEFNLWFSLNSRIILNSFSVVAYFMILLLITKDYSTKSISILAVTAIILAAVLWYMTKSSLIKKSKKAFATDSLSQQPQSYSISDEGIKYESEAGSGQVKWEEIHKIGETMNLFVFFVSSNRALIIPKRYFQSVQDKTAFKDLARKYMFSNRVKFKS, from the coding sequence ATGGAAAATGAAATAAAAGTTGATACGGTCCTTAAGAGTGAGGACGTTCAGGAGTTTAACCTATGGTTCAGCTTGAATAGCCGAATTATACTTAACTCTTTTAGTGTGGTTGCTTATTTTATGATTTTGCTGTTAATTACTAAGGATTACAGTACTAAAAGTATCTCAATCCTAGCTGTGACTGCTATAATTCTTGCCGCTGTCTTATGGTATATGACCAAATCAAGCTTGATCAAAAAATCTAAAAAAGCTTTCGCTACAGACAGCTTATCCCAGCAGCCTCAGAGCTATTCCATATCAGATGAGGGCATAAAGTACGAATCCGAGGCAGGTTCCGGGCAAGTGAAATGGGAAGAGATTCATAAAATTGGTGAAACGATGAACTTGTTCGTGTTTTTTGTGTCTTCTAATAGAGCGCTGATTATCCCTAAGCGGTACTTTCAGTCGGTACAAGATAAAACGGCATTTAAGGATTTGGCCAGAAAGTATATGTTCTCTAATCGAGTGAAGTTCAAATCATAA
- a CDS encoding diguanylate cyclase, which produces MPWIQGYPYYLLMGSVLSFYMGVSSYRHRKSAGRRYLWILMLLVSLIFVATAGEILSSSFQAKLWWKNVQQAPLFLSALFTYAVVKEYVSPSTERLPIKLAIFAIPIALDVLLIFTDTYHHLMRSEVGIATVAGVSGITVKPTLLSMAFIAYDQLFGLYAVFLLAFSLFNRPRAFLRRTFLLLAGLLVPVLSVFLLPLLKITLTGFTAITYLPAIIAAYLCLFVDSKSTIYPLTKIKILEHMKDGVVLTDQNDRIVGINEAATSILFDITGITNDTWMGKSIDLFMRHHKDIGAHYSQRTEGQFEIVHAGISEVCYGVSLIATEHRAAESKGMLIVFSDHSEKKRYERELVYQATVDDLTGLYNRRHFMQMVLNQTIPDGLGLALLLFDIDDFKLINDTYGHLAGDQALVDFSNKILQVYQNKGIAGRVGGEEFAVCFFAEDKHAALMEAEDFRTTMSDYRIILNQHDSVQLTASIGVSFTERREVTFEDLYREADEALYRSKNSGKNRVTMGREPVLREAMKG; this is translated from the coding sequence ATGCCGTGGATTCAAGGATATCCGTATTACTTATTAATGGGCAGTGTTCTAAGCTTTTACATGGGCGTCAGCTCCTATCGACATCGTAAGTCAGCAGGAAGACGCTATCTATGGATCTTAATGCTGCTAGTCAGCCTCATATTTGTTGCAACGGCGGGGGAGATATTGTCATCCTCTTTTCAGGCTAAGCTGTGGTGGAAGAATGTGCAGCAGGCCCCGCTTTTTTTAAGCGCGCTGTTTACTTATGCTGTGGTTAAAGAATATGTGTCACCTTCCACGGAACGCTTGCCTATAAAGCTTGCTATTTTCGCGATTCCTATTGCTTTGGATGTACTGCTTATTTTTACGGATACCTATCATCATCTAATGCGTAGTGAAGTGGGCATCGCCACTGTTGCGGGTGTTAGTGGAATTACTGTAAAGCCTACGCTCCTTAGTATGGCTTTTATTGCGTATGATCAGCTTTTTGGTCTATATGCGGTCTTTTTGCTGGCTTTTTCCTTATTCAATAGACCGAGAGCTTTTTTGCGGCGTACTTTTCTGCTGCTGGCTGGTCTGCTAGTTCCGGTTCTTTCCGTTTTTTTACTCCCTCTTTTGAAGATCACTCTTACAGGATTTACGGCCATTACTTATTTACCCGCAATTATAGCGGCTTATTTGTGCTTGTTCGTCGACTCTAAGTCTACCATCTATCCTTTAACTAAAATTAAAATCCTAGAGCATATGAAAGACGGCGTAGTTCTGACAGATCAGAATGATAGAATTGTTGGTATAAATGAGGCTGCGACCTCTATTTTATTTGATATTACCGGGATTACGAACGATACCTGGATGGGGAAGAGCATTGATCTTTTTATGAGGCACCACAAGGACATCGGCGCTCATTACAGTCAAAGGACCGAAGGGCAATTTGAGATTGTACATGCTGGAATAAGTGAGGTTTGTTATGGGGTCTCTCTGATCGCTACCGAACATAGAGCAGCAGAGAGCAAGGGAATGCTTATCGTTTTTAGTGACCATAGTGAAAAGAAGCGGTATGAGCGTGAACTGGTCTATCAAGCAACGGTAGATGATTTGACTGGACTTTATAATCGCAGGCATTTTATGCAAATGGTGCTAAATCAAACGATTCCGGACGGACTAGGACTGGCACTGCTGTTATTTGATATCGATGATTTTAAGTTAATTAATGATACCTATGGTCATTTAGCAGGAGATCAGGCATTAGTTGATTTTTCGAATAAAATACTTCAGGTGTACCAAAATAAAGGCATTGCCGGAAGAGTTGGGGGCGAGGAATTTGCTGTATGTTTTTTTGCTGAGGATAAACATGCAGCCCTGATGGAAGCAGAGGATTTCCGCACTACAATGAGTGATTATAGGATAATATTGAACCAGCACGATAGCGTTCAGCTTACCGCAAGCATCGGAGTTTCTTTTACAGAGCGTAGAGAGGTCACCTTCGAAGATTTATATCGGGAAGCCGATGAAGCGTTATACCGTTCTAAGAATTCGGGCAAGAATAGAGTGACGATGGGGCGTGAGCCTGTCTTAAGAGAAGCGATGAAGGGCTAA
- a CDS encoding DNA alkylation repair protein, whose amino-acid sequence MTINEVMSKLEEMGTEQTKRTFIRHGSKEPLFGVRIGDMKKLVKDIKKDQSLARALYQTGNYDAMYLAGLTVDPKSLTKEELQDWVSAAYCSGLAEYTVASVAAESPYALELAREWISSSDEMVATCGWSTYGNYISVTPDELLDITEIRKLLQQIEATIHQERNRVRYTMNMFVIIAGSSVAELHDEATRIAESIGKVQVHMGQTACKVPLAVDYIAKVEQAGKLGVKKKTCIC is encoded by the coding sequence CTGACTATTAATGAAGTGATGAGTAAGCTTGAGGAGATGGGTACAGAGCAGACGAAGCGTACCTTCATACGACATGGTTCTAAGGAGCCTTTATTCGGAGTGAGAATAGGGGACATGAAGAAGCTGGTTAAGGATATCAAGAAAGACCAGAGCCTAGCTCGTGCTTTGTATCAGACGGGTAATTATGATGCGATGTATTTGGCAGGACTTACGGTTGATCCTAAGAGTCTTACAAAGGAAGAGCTTCAAGACTGGGTGTCGGCGGCTTACTGTAGTGGATTAGCGGAATATACGGTAGCGTCTGTCGCCGCAGAGAGTCCATACGCATTGGAGCTTGCGAGAGAGTGGATTTCTTCATCGGATGAAATGGTGGCCACCTGTGGCTGGAGTACTTATGGAAATTACATTTCAGTAACGCCGGATGAACTGCTGGACATCACTGAGATCAGAAAGCTGCTACAGCAGATTGAAGCTACCATTCATCAGGAACGGAATCGAGTTCGTTACACGATGAATATGTTTGTAATTATTGCCGGCAGCAGCGTAGCAGAGCTGCATGATGAGGCGACACGCATTGCTGAAAGCATTGGAAAGGTCCAGGTACATATGGGACAAACCGCATGTAAAGTGCCGCTGGCTGTAGACTATATTGCTAAGGTTGAGCAGGCTGGAAAGCTTGGTGTGAAGAAGAAGACCTGTATTTGTTAA
- a CDS encoding copper amine oxidase N-terminal domain-containing protein, with the protein MNNTLKTSMVLLTLSLALSTGAAYAAPTTTSAKNDATQTSVSANQKTFAIEINGSALKEKGFQTANGKEPMVPLRSVTEALGFELTWNGKTKSVELINGAVFTSVKAGEDRYSINKMNTTLGTAPQLVGSTLYVPASFVSEIIHHNMTVKGDSIVITDANQEEHMTKTGVITAVNNEGKYQSVQIQGVGTDGIVLNVGEDTTIEMADGTKLALKDLQIGMTVKAEHSMIMTMSLPPQTPTYKITVLDEQKQNDLLGTAGTIEEVQKDDEGNISITVKGSGLSEQSQKEVVLRISKDTVLMNKDGEAVKSSELVKDAKVIGFYSPMLTKSLPPIGTAVKVVVDSVQQ; encoded by the coding sequence ATGAACAACACCTTAAAAACAAGTATGGTTCTATTAACCTTGTCCCTAGCACTTTCAACAGGAGCAGCTTACGCTGCACCAACCACAACTTCTGCAAAAAATGACGCTACTCAAACCTCCGTTAGCGCTAATCAAAAAACATTTGCGATTGAAATCAATGGGTCCGCTCTTAAAGAAAAAGGTTTCCAAACTGCTAATGGTAAAGAACCTATGGTGCCACTTCGTTCGGTTACTGAAGCACTCGGCTTCGAATTAACTTGGAATGGAAAGACTAAATCCGTTGAACTTATCAATGGTGCGGTGTTCACTTCAGTGAAAGCAGGAGAAGATCGCTATAGTATCAACAAAATGAATACTACGCTTGGAACTGCACCTCAATTGGTTGGATCCACTTTGTATGTACCAGCTTCCTTTGTAAGTGAAATCATCCACCACAACATGACAGTGAAGGGAGATTCCATCGTGATCACTGATGCTAATCAAGAGGAGCACATGACCAAGACTGGTGTGATTACAGCTGTCAATAATGAAGGCAAATACCAATCCGTTCAGATTCAGGGTGTAGGCACAGATGGCATCGTACTGAATGTAGGTGAAGATACCACGATCGAAATGGCAGACGGTACTAAGCTTGCACTGAAAGATCTTCAGATTGGTATGACCGTAAAAGCTGAGCATTCCATGATCATGACCATGAGCCTGCCACCGCAAACTCCAACTTACAAGATCACTGTGCTAGATGAGCAGAAACAAAATGATCTTCTGGGCACAGCAGGTACCATTGAAGAGGTTCAAAAGGACGATGAAGGAAACATCAGCATCACTGTTAAAGGCAGTGGCCTGAGCGAACAGTCACAAAAAGAAGTAGTGCTGCGTATTAGTAAAGATACCGTGCTAATGAACAAAGATGGCGAAGCTGTTAAAAGCAGCGAGCTTGTAAAAGACGCGAAGGTTATTGGATTCTACAGCCCGATGCTCACTAAGAGTCTGCCACCAATCGGCACAGCTGTAAAAGTCGTAGTAGATTCCGTACAACAATAA